The proteins below are encoded in one region of Paenibacillus albus:
- a CDS encoding AraC family transcriptional regulator codes for MNYSFTSHKTDDRSNVDLALYECGEEQYRPNYHVGPAARDYYLIHYIDSGKGKFITKNRTYEVSKGDGFVIYPGEVVSYGVEEDDPWHCYWVGFHGLNTLQYLEQCGLNDENRLFHFDDDGLLIDNMSAIIQSSSNYSVPYIKSLGLLYIFFSLLTEQHNKNNKNSTNLSKENMHVLQAVQYIQHQYMHDFQISELADRLGFNRSYFCSIFKKHMKVSPKQYLMNIRISRACELMKHSDLNISEIARSTGFNDPLYFSKIFKKLRSHSPHVYKSQELWKQEDRLLDKTR; via the coding sequence ATGAATTACTCATTCACTTCCCACAAAACAGATGACAGAAGCAATGTCGATCTGGCCTTATACGAATGCGGTGAAGAGCAGTATCGCCCTAACTATCATGTTGGGCCGGCTGCAAGAGATTATTATCTGATCCATTACATCGATAGCGGGAAAGGGAAGTTCATAACGAAGAACCGAACCTACGAAGTGAGCAAAGGTGACGGTTTTGTTATTTATCCGGGAGAGGTCGTATCCTATGGAGTAGAGGAGGACGACCCTTGGCATTGCTACTGGGTAGGCTTCCATGGGCTGAATACGTTACAATATCTAGAGCAATGCGGCTTGAACGATGAGAATCGCTTGTTTCATTTCGATGATGATGGCCTTCTAATCGATAATATGTCAGCTATCATTCAATCTTCCAGCAATTATTCCGTTCCGTATATTAAAAGCTTGGGGTTATTGTATATTTTCTTTTCCCTATTAACAGAACAGCACAATAAAAATAATAAAAATAGCACGAATCTAAGCAAAGAAAATATGCATGTGCTGCAAGCTGTGCAATATATTCAGCATCAATATATGCACGATTTTCAAATATCCGAGCTTGCCGACCGCTTGGGGTTTAATCGCAGCTATTTTTGTTCTATTTTTAAAAAGCATATGAAGGTTTCTCCTAAGCAATACTTAATGAATATTAGAATCTCTCGAGCCTGTGAGCTGATGAAACACTCCGATCTGAATATTTCTGAGATTGCCCGTTCCACTGGCTTCAATGATCCGTTATATTTCTCCAAAATTTTCAAAAAACTAAGATCCCATTCTCCGCATGTATATAAAAGTCAGGAGCTATGGAAGCAAGAAGATCGCCTATTAGATAAAACAAGGTAA